CTTTGAGATAAGTATTTTAGAAGATGTTTATTGTTCTGGAGTTGAACATTCTGATCGCTTTGTTTGCAGCATGTGCGAGGGGTTTTTGGCTGGGATATTTAGTTTTTATTTCAAAAGAATTTTTGAGGCCAAAGAATTAGAGGCGTGGACTGGAACTAATCCAAAAAGTACTTTTGAGTTGAAACCAAAGAAACTGAAAAAAACTTCTTAATGCTTGATATAGAACTTGAGAGGATAATAGAAAAGCTTAAACTCTGTGGCTTTTTGATTAAAGATACCAAAACAATCCAGTACGGAGTTCAGTTAAAAGTTCTGTTTGGAGAAGAAGAGGCAGTGGTAAGGTTTTATGGGAGCAAGAAAGCTGGCTTAAAACTGGATACGTCTTTAATAAAAAGCGATGAATTAAGAAATAAAGTTAAATCTTGTTTTGGGAATGTGGTCAGACAAAGTTTAATATTTCAAAAATTGGACGATAAGTTTGACTTTTATATCGGATCTGATGAAAGCGGAAAAGGGGATTACTTTGGGCCACTGGTTGTTGCTGGGGTAGAAATGACAGGTGACAATCTGAGATCTTTAGAAAGTAGCGGCATTAAAGATAGTAAAGCATTAAATGAGGAGAGGATTTTTTGTCTTGAATCTGAAATTATTAACTCTAAAGTTTTATATAAAAGAATAACTTTGTTGCCCGAGAAATATAATAACATGTACGAATTTTACAAATCTAAAAATGCAAATTTGAATGATATTCTTGCAAGGCTTCATTTTGAAACAATAAGTTATTTTCTGGATGAAAAGAGTAGTTTTAAAGTGGTGGTGGATAAATTTTCTGTCAATAGCGGGTTAGAAAAGAAATTTTTAAAATATAAGAACGTAAAATTTTTTGAGGTAGTGAGGGCTGAAAGCGAATTTTTGTTTGTGGCTGCCGCCTCAATTTTGGCTCGTGCAGAGTTTTTGAGACAGATGAAAAGACTTTCTGATGAAGTGGGGGTCAAACTAAAAAGGGGGAGCGTAAACGTTAAAGATATTGCGCAAAAAATTGTTGAACAATATGGTTTAAATGGCTTGAAAAAGGTTGCAAAATTACATTTTAAGATTACAAGGGAACTAAAACTTTGAAAACCGTTGAATTAAACGTACTAGCAAGTTCTAGTAGTGGCAATTCTACTTTATTAAGAATGGGTGGTTATACTTTTTTGATAGATATAGGGGTTAACTGCTCTTATCTTAAAAGGTCCTTAGAAAGTTTACATCTTAGAGTTGAAGATATTGACGCAGTATTTATTACCCACGAGCATGCTGATCACGTAAGAGGGTTGGAAGTTTTTGCCAGAAATTATTGTAATATTCCTGTTTTTATTAGAGAAAAGTGCTTTAATGAAGTTTTAAAAAGAGTTGAAAGCAGGAATTGTTTTCAAATATTGACTGACGAGGTAAAGTTTGACAATGTAAAAGTTTCCTTCTTTTCAACGCCTCACGACGCAATAGACCCAATTGGCTATGAGTTTTCTTGCAGGGATTTTTGCTTTTCTTATATTACCGATCTTGGTGAAGTTACGTCTGACGTAAAGTGTGCAATTGATAAATCTGATCTTTTAGTTCTTGAGTCAAACCATGATATTGAAATGTTGAAAAACGGATCCTATCCTTATTATCTGAAAAAAAGAATTCTTTCTTCAAACGGACACTTGTCCAATAAGGATGCAGCACTTGCACTTTTGAATTCTAAGATAAAAAAGAGAAATATCGTGCTTGCTCACTTGAGCGAAAAGAACAACTCTCTTGAAATTTTGAAAAAGACTTATAGAGAAATTTTGGGAAAGACAAAATTACCCTTTAGAATTAAGATTGCAAGGCCAAGAGATATAGTTGGATTAAAGGTCAACTTGCCGCCCTATTAGCTTATTTCTCTATTTTTTTCATAGGCACTTAGGTCTAAAAAGCCATGTCCTGATAATAGAAATACAATGTTTTTTTCCTTTTTCTCCTCTTTTGCTTTGATAGCTTCATCTATAGCTTTTTTTATTGCATGAGCAGATTCGGGGGCAGGAGTTATCCCTTCTGTTTTGGCAAAGATCTTTGCGGCCTCAAATATGCTTCTTTGATCGTAGTGACACGCTTCAATTATTTTGTTTTTGTAAAGATTGCTGATTATTGGAGCCATTCCATGATATCTTAATCCTCCTGCATGAATTGGAAGAGGAACAAAATATTAAACTATTACCTATTATACCTTATCAGCATTTAACTTTTGTCTTGAAGATAACTTTATAAATTAACTCTATGTTGATTAAAAGTAATATAACATTCCATGATAAAATTAGCAAATTACAATTTTAAATTGCTTTTAGTTTAATTTTATTGATATTTTGAATTTTATATTATAATAAATTTTAATAAATTATTATGAAGGCTA
Above is a genomic segment from Thermodesulfobium narugense DSM 14796 containing:
- a CDS encoding MBL fold metallo-hydrolase, yielding MKTVELNVLASSSSGNSTLLRMGGYTFLIDIGVNCSYLKRSLESLHLRVEDIDAVFITHEHADHVRGLEVFARNYCNIPVFIREKCFNEVLKRVESRNCFQILTDEVKFDNVKVSFFSTPHDAIDPIGYEFSCRDFCFSYITDLGEVTSDVKCAIDKSDLLVLESNHDIEMLKNGSYPYYLKKRILSSNGHLSNKDAALALLNSKIKKRNIVLAHLSEKNNSLEILKKTYREILGKTKLPFRIKIARPRDIVGLKVNLPPY
- a CDS encoding ribonuclease HIII; the protein is MLDIELERIIEKLKLCGFLIKDTKTIQYGVQLKVLFGEEEAVVRFYGSKKAGLKLDTSLIKSDELRNKVKSCFGNVVRQSLIFQKLDDKFDFYIGSDESGKGDYFGPLVVAGVEMTGDNLRSLESSGIKDSKALNEERIFCLESEIINSKVLYKRITLLPEKYNNMYEFYKSKNANLNDILARLHFETISYFLDEKSSFKVVVDKFSVNSGLEKKFLKYKNVKFFEVVRAESEFLFVAAASILARAEFLRQMKRLSDEVGVKLKRGSVNVKDIAQKIVEQYGLNGLKKVAKLHFKITRELKL